Sequence from the Anaerolineae bacterium genome:
ACCACTAGCTTGGCACCACGATTCTCGATGGCCTCGTTGATCCAGGTCATCGAGGCGGGGTGGTTCTCCGCAGGATTGGCTCCGATCACGAACAGGCAATCACTGTTCTTGAGATCTATCCAGTGATTGGTCATGGCCCCGCGGCCATATGTGGCGGCCAGACCGGCCACCGTGGCGGAGTGTCAAATACGAGCCTGGTGCTCGACGTACACCAGGCCCAAAGCCCTCGCCACCTTCGAGGCGAGGTAGCACTCCTCGTTGTTGTTGGCGGCGCCACCCACGAAAGCGATACCCCGGGTCCGGTTGACCGTGTTGTCCCCGTCCTTCTCCTCGAACGTAGCGTCTCGCGTGGCCTTGATGCGCTGGGCCACCCGGGGCAGGATCTCGTCCCATTCCATCTCCTGCCACTCGGTCGCTCCAGGAGCCCGGTAGAGGGGCTTCTTCAGCCGGTGCGGGCTCTGCGACAACTGGGTCACCGAGATGGACTTGGGGTCCAGCGCCCCGCGGTTGGTGATGTGATCGGGGTCACCCTCGGTGTTGATGATGTGCCCACTGGTGTCGGTGGCAACGATCAGCCCGCAGCCCACGGAGCAGTAGGGGCAGATAGTGCGCGCCTCGCCCACGGGCTTGTGGAGTGGAAGGGTAAGCCTGTCCTCCGCCAGGGCGAAGCCCCCCGGCAGCAGGAGACCGCCAGCACTCGCCACCGATAGCTTCAGGAACCGCCGTCTCGTCAGGTCCATAAGGGCGTCTACCTCCTCCCGGTCGCGGCTCGAGCCGCGTTCCTTATAGGGGCTTGTGGCGACGAGATCATGCCGCCAAGCCCAGTCGGGTAACACCGCAATGGATAATCGGGGTCCCGACGCCGGATCCCGCTCCGGCGCCCCGTGGTGGTATGCTAGGCTAGGTTATCTTCAGCCTCCGGTGCTAGTCGTCCTCCCAGTAGCGCCCATACAGCTCCGCCAACCTCATCATGGCGCCGTGCTCCCCTCGGGAGTGCCGTCGTTCATGGTTCCCGCTTCGTGCCCTGCCATCTTGTCGAAGTCCTGCAGGCGCTGCACCATGACCTGCTCGAGCGTCCCCTCACGCCGGAGAACAGAGGAGGAACCCGACCCCGAGTTACCAGTCTGGGCCCTTCCGTCGAATCAATGCCAGATCCGCATCGGATCTCGAGTTGGCGTGGCGCCGATCCGATTCCTTGAGCAATTCGATCATGTGTCTGGCATCACTATCGCTGAAGAAGTTGCGGTTGTCAAGCCCGGGAGTGCTGAAATGCTCGTACCAAGCTGGTTCACCCTCGAGATGGAACTTCAGCTCCCATCAGTCAGCTCTCCCCGCCCCAATGCCACTGGCTAAGTGGCGCGGCCGGCGCGCCATTCCGCCAAACGAGAGGCCAGATCCAGAGCTGCCAACAAGCTCCCTTCATCGGCCCGCCCGGTCCCGGCGATGTCGAAAGCCGTCCCATGATCCACCGAAGTGCGCACGACGGGCAGGCCCAGGGTCACGTTGACTCCCTGGCTGAACCCCAGCATCTTCACTGCAATGTGCCCCTGATCGTGGTACATGGCTACCACCGCGTCGAAGTCCCCTCGCGAGGCCCGCCAGAACACGGTGTCAGGAGGCTCCGGGCCCCGGGCGTCTATACCCTCCCCGACAAGCGCCTCCACCGCCGGCCGGATGTGACGTTGCTCCTCGTCGCCGAACAAGCCACCCTCTCCTGCGTGCGGGTTCAGCCCTGCCACGGCCAGACGGGGCTGGGCATACCCCAGCCCCCGGAGGGCATCCACCGTAAGGCGAGCTACCCGCTGTATGCGCTCGCTCCGCACGCGGGCGATGGCCTGCTCCAAGGAGCAGTGAGTGCTAACGTGGGATACCCGTAGGGAGGGAGTGGCCAGAAGCATAGCTACGTCCCGAGCCCCCAGGAGGTGCGCCAGAATCTCGGTGTGTCCGGCGTAATGATGCCCGGCTGCGTTCACAGCCGCCTTGTTGATGGGCGCGGTGACCAGGCCTACTCCCTCGCCGCGGCGACAGCGGGCCACCGCATCCTCTATGTAGCGGTAGGAGGCCTCGCCGCAGAGTGGGTCCATCCGCCCGGGGGGGCAACCCTCCAGGTCGGGAAGGGCCAGGTCCACCAGCTCCACCTCGCCCGGCTCGAGCTCCTCGTCGGTCATCGGCTGGTAGTCCCGGAACACCAGCTGGACCCCCACCCACCGGGCCGCCCTCTCCAGCACTGCCCGGCTGCCCACCGTCACCAGCCGCGCCACACTGCCTCCGCGCAGCCGGGCCAGCGCTTTGCACACCACCTCTGGACCGACCCCGGCAGGGTCGCCCATGGTCACGAAAAGAGTCGGCCGCTGCATGGCTCCTCCTCGCTCGCCTGGGTCACGGCTTCTCTCCCTCGCAGAACAACCGTAGCAGGACGTCTTCCTCGCCGAAGCCGCCCGCCTTGCTGATCACCTGCAGTCGGCGCCCGCCATCCGCTTCTGCCCACGACAACACCAGCCCGGGAGCGACTTCGCTCTCTGGACTCAGCTCTTCCACATCCAGGGCCTTTAGTACGGCTAGCAGCGTCTGCCCCCCAGTGACGAAGATGCCCCGAGCGTCCAGCTCCTGGACGGCCTGGCTTGCCGCCTGGGCCAGCGCGTCCTGCAAGAAGCCTGCCTCGTCCCCCAGCAGCCTCTCCGGAGGAGCCATCAACGCCACCAATCCAGTGCGGCTATAGGCTTCGCGCAGGGAAAGCGGCAGCGACGCGCTGACCCCAGGACCCACCGTCCAGGCCTCTATGCCCACTTCCCGAGTCAGCCGCATCACCTGCCGTCGGCTGGCCGGATGAGCGCTCCCG
This genomic interval carries:
- the pdxA gene encoding 4-hydroxythreonine-4-phosphate dehydrogenase PdxA, producing the protein MQRPTLFVTMGDPAGVGPEVVCKALARLRGGSVARLVTVGSRAVLERAARWVGVQLVFRDYQPMTDEELEPGEVELVDLALPDLEGCPPGRMDPLCGEASYRYIEDAVARCRRGEGVGLVTAPINKAAVNAAGHHYAGHTEILAHLLGARDVAMLLATPSLRVSHVSTHCSLEQAIARVRSERIQRVARLTVDALRGLGYAQPRLAVAGLNPHAGEGGLFGDEEQRHIRPAVEALVGEGIDARGPEPPDTVFWRASRGDFDAVVAMYHDQGHIAVKMLGFSQGVNVTLGLPVVRTSVDHGTAFDIAGTGRADEGSLLAALDLASRLAEWRAGRAT